The genomic stretch TCACGCCCACTCTGTTTCAAGCCGTACAACGATTTATGTAGCTTGAGTATACGCTTGGGATGATTAGCATCGACAAAACCTTCAGGTTGTCGCATATAAGCGTCATCTTGTAGCTCACCATTGAGGTATGCTGCAGAGACATCCATCTGGTGCAAGTGCATCACGTGCTCCACCGCCAACGCAATCACCAGTCTGATTGAGGAATAACGTGCAACCGGGAGAAGGTTTCCTTGTAGTTAATTCCATATTGTTGAACACACCCTTTTGCGACCAATCTTGCCTCGAAAAGCTGAACTTTGCCACTCTCATCTCGTTTGGTAGTAAAAACCCATTTACAACCGACAACCTTTTTGTTTGCAGGAAGATCAACCAAACTCCATGTCCTGATGTTTCTAGGTTGTCATACTCCTTCTGCATTGCTGATTTCCAGTTTTCCGACTGCTCTGACTTAAATGC from Drosophila willistoni isolate 14030-0811.24 unplaced genomic scaffold, UCI_dwil_1.1 Seg391, whole genome shotgun sequence encodes the following:
- the LOC124461399 gene encoding uncharacterized protein LOC124461399, which translates into the protein MQKEYDNLETSGHGVWLIFLQTKRLVIALAVEHVMHLHQMDVSAAYLNGELQDDAYMRQPEGFVDANHPKRILKLHKSLYGLKQSGLSFFDILVMEIERDGKTGNVSIGYKQYFEGLLHEYGMQDCKPNATLEVGFQTKSDRNDCGQVDKTCY